A part of Gossypium hirsutum isolate 1008001.06 chromosome A07, Gossypium_hirsutum_v2.1, whole genome shotgun sequence genomic DNA contains:
- the LOC107913167 gene encoding uncharacterized protein, protein MANRWLRPEVYPLFAAVGVAVGICGFQLVRNICINPEVRVTKENRAAGVLDNFAEGEKYSEHFLRKYVRNKTPEIMPSINSFFTDPK, encoded by the exons ATGGCAAATCGATGGTTGAGGCCTGAG GTGTATCCGCTGTTTGCGGCCGTAGGTGTTGCTGTCGGAATCTGCGGGTTTCAGTTGGTGCGCAATATCTGCATCAACCCTGAAGTCAG GGTAACCAAGGAGAACAGGGCTGCTGGGGTTTTGGACAACTTTGCTGAGGGAGAAAAATATTCTGAACATTTCTTGAGAAAATATGTCCGCAACAAGACGCCAGAAATCATGCCCAGTATCAACAGCTTCTTCACTGACCCAAAGTGA
- the LOC107913169 gene encoding protein KINESIN LIGHT CHAIN-RELATED 3 isoform X2: MPGLIMDDNKEEADVNEVNGTSSHIKENVVLNKSPKSARLQSLRGAESALHLNNGMNQADTSIEQLYENVCDMQSSDQSPSRQSFGSYGEESRIDSELCHLVGGEMREVEIMQVDIDKPEDDSNSNSSSKKGGSSSGKKSGLLDKSQSASAKSISPDHVRKSSQSQMVSEVSTKLSLKGKSPPEKPPINKRNNKILKKSNSGIVSMKKGKGSKLQNGTEDASESWLGSPDLGSFLLKQARDLVSAGDNPQKALELALRAAKSYELCANEKPNLELVMCLHVTAAIFCSLGQYNEAIPLLEQSIEIPLIEEGQEHALAKFAGYMQLGDTYAMLGELENSITCYTTGLEVQKQVLGETDPRFGEICRYLAEAHVQALQFDEAQRLCQMALDIHRENGSSALLEEAADRRLMGLICETRGDHEAALEHLVLASMSMVANGQEAEVASVDCSIGDAYLSLSRYDEAVFAYQKALTAFKTTKGENHPAIGSVFVRLADLYNRTGKLRESKSYCENALRIYEKPTLGIPPEEIASGLTDVSAIYESMNDLDQAIKLLQKALKIYNDCPGQQSTIAGIEAQIGVMYYMLGNYSESYNSFKGAISKLRACGQRKSAFFGVALNQMGLACVQCYAIHEAVQLFEEAKSILEQERGPYHLDTLGVYSNLAGTYDASGRLDDAIEILEHVVQMREEKLGTATPEVYDEKKRLSELLKEAGRVRSRKARSLETLLDANPHSLNGEGIKVG, from the exons ATGCCCGGTCTTATTATGGATGATAATAAAGAAGAAGCAGATGTGAATGAAGTGAATGGGACTTCATCACATATTAAGGAAAATGTGGTTTTGAATAAGTCCCCTAAGAGCGCAAGACTGCAAAGCCTTCGTGGTGCAGAATCTGCTCTTCACCTCAATAATGGGATGAATCAGGCTGACACCTCCATTGAGCAGCTTTACGAGAATGTGTGTGATATGCAGAGTTCTGATCAGTCACCCTCAAGGCAGAGCTTTGGATCATATGGTGAAGAGTCTAGGATTGATTCGGAATTGTGCCATCTTGTTGGAGGAGAGATGAGAGAAGTTGAAATAATGCAAGTAGATATAGATAAACCAGAAGATGATAGTAATAGTAATTCCTCTTCTAAGAAGGGAGGCTCGTCTAGTGGTAAGAAGTCAGGGTTGTTGGACAAGAGCCAATCTGCAAGTGCAAAATCCATTTCTCCAGATCATGTCAGGAAATCGTCTCAATCACAAATGGTCTCTGAAGTATCAACAAAACTCAGTCTTAAGGGAAAAAGTCCACCTGAGAAACCTCCCATTAACAAGCGGAACAATAAGATTCTGAAGAAATCAAACTCAGGAATTGTATCCATGAAGAAAGGGAAAGGGTCGAAGTTACAAAATGGAACTGAGGATGCTTCCGAGTCGTGGTTAGGTAGTCCTGATCTTGGATCATTTTTACTCAAGCAAGCTAGAGATTTGGTTTCTGCAGGAGACAATCCCCAGAAAGCTCTTGAATTGGCACTTCGAGCGGCAAAATCATATGAACTTTGCGCGAATGAGAAACCCAACTTAGAACTGGTCATGTGTTTGCATGTTACTGCAGCAATATTTTGCAGCTTAGGCCAGTACAATGAGGCAATTCCTCTTCTTGAACAATCAATTGAGATTCCACTGATTGAGGAAGGCCAGGAGCATGCCCTCGCTAAATTTGCTGGTTATATGCAGTTGGGTGACACTTATGCAATGCTAGGAGAGCTTGAGAACTCAATAACTTGTTACACCACTGGCCTTGAAGTCCAGAAACAAGTTCTTGGAGAAACAGATCCCAGATTTGGTGAGATCTGCAGGTATTTGGCTGAAGCTCATGTGCAGGCATTGCAATTTGATGAAGCTCAGAGGCTATGTCAAATGGCTCTTGACATTCACAGAGAAAATGGTTCATCAGCTCTTCTTGAAGAGGCAGCAGATCGGAGGCTCATGGGTCTCATATGTGAAACAAGGGGAGACCATGAGGCAGCTTTGGAACATCTTGTTTTAGCCAGTATGTCCATGGTGGCAAATGGCCAGGAGGCAGAAGTGGCTTCTGTTGATTGCAGCATTGGAGATGCATACCTATCTTTGTCTAGGTATGATGAGGCTGTTTTTGCCTATCAGAAAGCACTCACAGCTTTTAAGACAACCAAAGGAGAGAATCATCCAGCAATTGGATCAGTTTTTGTCCGGTTGGCTGACTTGTATAACAGGACAGGGAAATTAAGGGAATCAAAATCATACTGTGAGAATGCTCTCCGAATCTACGAAAAACCCACGCTTGGGATTCCTCCAGAAGAAATTGCAAGTGGCCTCACAGATGTTTCTGCTATCTATGAATCAATGAATGACCTTGATCAGGCAATCAAGTTGCTACAGAAGGCCTTAAAAATATACAATGATTGCCCTGGTCAGCAAAGTACAATTGCTGGAATTGAAGCACAGATAGGAGTAATGTATTACATGCTGGGGAACTATTCAGAATCTTACAACTCCTTCAAAGGTGCCATTTCAAAGCTACGTGCATGTGGACAGAGGAAATCTGCCTTCTTTGGCGTTGCTCTCAATCAGATGGGGCTAGCTTGTGTCCAATGCTACGCTATACATGAGGCTGTCCAGTTGTTCGAAGAAGCCAAGAGCATATTGGAGCAAGAGCGCGGACCGTACCACCTTGATACACTTGGTGTTTATAGTAATCTTGCAGGCACTTATGATGCAAGTGGCAG GTTGGATGATGCCATTGAAATATTGGAGCATGTTGTTCAAATGAGAGAGGAAAAACTGGGGACTGCTACTCCTGAGGTTTATGATGAGAAGAAAAGGTTATCTGAATTATTAAAAGAAGCAGGAAGAGTTCGGAGCAGGAAAGCCAGATCATTAGAAACCCTTCTCGATGCCAACCCTCATAGTTTAAATGGTGAAGGAATTAAGGTGGGATAA
- the LOC107913169 gene encoding protein KINESIN LIGHT CHAIN-RELATED 3 isoform X1, producing MPGLIMDDNKEEADVNEVNGTSSHIKENVVLNKSPKSARLQSLRGAESALHLNNGMNQADTSIEQLYENVCDMQSSDQSPSRQSFGSYGEESRIDSELCHLVGGEMREVEIMQVDIDKPEDDSNSNSSSKKGGSSSGKKSGLLDKSQSASAKSISPDHVRKSSQSQMVSEVSTKLSLKGKSPPEKPPINKRNNKILKKSNSGIVSMKKGKGSKLQNGTEDASESWLGSPDLGSFLLKQARDLVSAGDNPQKALELALRAAKSYELCANEKPNLELVMCLHVTAAIFCSLGQYNEAIPLLEQSIEIPLIEEGQEHALAKFAGYMQLGDTYAMLGELENSITCYTTGLEVQKQVLGETDPRFGEICRYLAEAHVQALQFDEAQRLCQMALDIHRENGSSALLEEAADRRLMGLICETRGDHEAALEHLVLASMSMVANGQEAEVASVDCSIGDAYLSLSRYDEAVFAYQKALTAFKTTKGENHPAIGSVFVRLADLYNRTGKLRESKSYCENALRIYEKPTLGIPPEEIASGLTDVSAIYESMNDLDQAIKLLQKALKIYNDCPGQQSTIAGIEAQIGVMYYMLGNYSESYNSFKGAISKLRACGQRKSAFFGVALNQMGLACVQCYAIHEAVQLFEEAKSILEQERGPYHLDTLGVYSNLAGTYDASGRFFNLLTVIAVIYGVNRLDDAIEILEHVVQMREEKLGTATPEVYDEKKRLSELLKEAGRVRSRKARSLETLLDANPHSLNGEGIKVG from the exons ATGCCCGGTCTTATTATGGATGATAATAAAGAAGAAGCAGATGTGAATGAAGTGAATGGGACTTCATCACATATTAAGGAAAATGTGGTTTTGAATAAGTCCCCTAAGAGCGCAAGACTGCAAAGCCTTCGTGGTGCAGAATCTGCTCTTCACCTCAATAATGGGATGAATCAGGCTGACACCTCCATTGAGCAGCTTTACGAGAATGTGTGTGATATGCAGAGTTCTGATCAGTCACCCTCAAGGCAGAGCTTTGGATCATATGGTGAAGAGTCTAGGATTGATTCGGAATTGTGCCATCTTGTTGGAGGAGAGATGAGAGAAGTTGAAATAATGCAAGTAGATATAGATAAACCAGAAGATGATAGTAATAGTAATTCCTCTTCTAAGAAGGGAGGCTCGTCTAGTGGTAAGAAGTCAGGGTTGTTGGACAAGAGCCAATCTGCAAGTGCAAAATCCATTTCTCCAGATCATGTCAGGAAATCGTCTCAATCACAAATGGTCTCTGAAGTATCAACAAAACTCAGTCTTAAGGGAAAAAGTCCACCTGAGAAACCTCCCATTAACAAGCGGAACAATAAGATTCTGAAGAAATCAAACTCAGGAATTGTATCCATGAAGAAAGGGAAAGGGTCGAAGTTACAAAATGGAACTGAGGATGCTTCCGAGTCGTGGTTAGGTAGTCCTGATCTTGGATCATTTTTACTCAAGCAAGCTAGAGATTTGGTTTCTGCAGGAGACAATCCCCAGAAAGCTCTTGAATTGGCACTTCGAGCGGCAAAATCATATGAACTTTGCGCGAATGAGAAACCCAACTTAGAACTGGTCATGTGTTTGCATGTTACTGCAGCAATATTTTGCAGCTTAGGCCAGTACAATGAGGCAATTCCTCTTCTTGAACAATCAATTGAGATTCCACTGATTGAGGAAGGCCAGGAGCATGCCCTCGCTAAATTTGCTGGTTATATGCAGTTGGGTGACACTTATGCAATGCTAGGAGAGCTTGAGAACTCAATAACTTGTTACACCACTGGCCTTGAAGTCCAGAAACAAGTTCTTGGAGAAACAGATCCCAGATTTGGTGAGATCTGCAGGTATTTGGCTGAAGCTCATGTGCAGGCATTGCAATTTGATGAAGCTCAGAGGCTATGTCAAATGGCTCTTGACATTCACAGAGAAAATGGTTCATCAGCTCTTCTTGAAGAGGCAGCAGATCGGAGGCTCATGGGTCTCATATGTGAAACAAGGGGAGACCATGAGGCAGCTTTGGAACATCTTGTTTTAGCCAGTATGTCCATGGTGGCAAATGGCCAGGAGGCAGAAGTGGCTTCTGTTGATTGCAGCATTGGAGATGCATACCTATCTTTGTCTAGGTATGATGAGGCTGTTTTTGCCTATCAGAAAGCACTCACAGCTTTTAAGACAACCAAAGGAGAGAATCATCCAGCAATTGGATCAGTTTTTGTCCGGTTGGCTGACTTGTATAACAGGACAGGGAAATTAAGGGAATCAAAATCATACTGTGAGAATGCTCTCCGAATCTACGAAAAACCCACGCTTGGGATTCCTCCAGAAGAAATTGCAAGTGGCCTCACAGATGTTTCTGCTATCTATGAATCAATGAATGACCTTGATCAGGCAATCAAGTTGCTACAGAAGGCCTTAAAAATATACAATGATTGCCCTGGTCAGCAAAGTACAATTGCTGGAATTGAAGCACAGATAGGAGTAATGTATTACATGCTGGGGAACTATTCAGAATCTTACAACTCCTTCAAAGGTGCCATTTCAAAGCTACGTGCATGTGGACAGAGGAAATCTGCCTTCTTTGGCGTTGCTCTCAATCAGATGGGGCTAGCTTGTGTCCAATGCTACGCTATACATGAGGCTGTCCAGTTGTTCGAAGAAGCCAAGAGCATATTGGAGCAAGAGCGCGGACCGTACCACCTTGATACACTTGGTGTTTATAGTAATCTTGCAGGCACTTATGATGCAAGTGGCAG ATTTTTTAATCTTCTTACCGTGATTGCTGTGATATATGGTGTCAACAGGTTGGATGATGCCATTGAAATATTGGAGCATGTTGTTCAAATGAGAGAGGAAAAACTGGGGACTGCTACTCCTGAGGTTTATGATGAGAAGAAAAGGTTATCTGAATTATTAAAAGAAGCAGGAAGAGTTCGGAGCAGGAAAGCCAGATCATTAGAAACCCTTCTCGATGCCAACCCTCATAGTTTAAATGGTGAAGGAATTAAGGTGGGATAA
- the LOC107913170 gene encoding uncharacterized protein isoform X2, whose protein sequence is MADDPEKRFHSIMDKLFHSSKSTTSFSSPPAPGTGGQRQLLRAKKRPVPSYTTAVEKQQHCLAASEAPLCRPWDRGDLLRRLSTFKSMTWFAKPKVVNAVNCARRGWVNVDMDIIACESCGARLLFSTPSSWTRQQVEKAALVFSLKLDSGHKLLCPWIDNICDERLAEFPPSVPADLVDKFRARSDSLFQLIALPVISSLAIEFMRSPQLEQFLRQPLMLDCLKGNAEFSHLERIEDGSAVDSANLYYQAQKLLSLCGWEPRSLPYVVDCKDGQNQFVKDADILSSSEGVDYGLNLRLGFRPTDENENLTANKDFENSFGLQYDPKSVVLDCRLCGASVGLWAFSTVQQPVELFRLFGCEEVNPGVHDSGHESNVCEVPFNSGASSMEPSSNSKLTIAGGPPPTQQNFKARICVPVIGESLRARLLYHPEVRDQIYSNPKNTLVESNCNRIPGEIDCFNNSVNQLGVPLADLRTLNRKKDGQVNCNSKSSDRSPCSNYDVCSGDDTFRNVTPLEGTDFTAKENSPYTGIDDSNIGGQIESSQNVVLDSCQSNNFPEKVDNDRTCNLAVKNSDAMHVGESSVMTQGANVSPRNEGAKANDSSVMVTSEKYYPEQNAEPDKMNSREDKTCSNSEEGVIAEVQAVQNNKVLSCPKGKDLKRLHMDKISEFDPIRQHRHFCPWIASLSGGAPGWQQTLSALLYGKDFPNSSPVCSTSTVSMIKVDDPIASVRKLFMSPTAKRTKITRE, encoded by the exons ATGGCCGACGATCCAGAGAAGAGGTTTCATTCGATCATGGACAAGCTCTTCCATTCTTCTAAATCTACCACTTCCTTCTCCAG TCCTCCGGCACCGGGAACGGGAGGACAAAGACAACTATTACGGGCGAAGAAACGACCCGTTCCATCGTACACTACAGCAGTGGAAAAGCAGCAGCACTGCTTAGCTGCGTCTGAAGCTCCACTCTGCAGACCATGGGATAGAGGAGATCTTTTGAGGAGGTTATCAACTTTCAAATCCATGACTTGGTTTGCTAAGCCCAAG GTAGTAAATGCTGTTAATTGTGCTAGGAGAGGTTGGGTCAATGTGGATATGGACATTATAGCGTGCGAATCATGTGGAGCACGTCTCCTGTTTTCTACTCCATCTTCTTGGACACGGCAGCAAG TTGAGAAGGCAGCCTTGGTATTTAGCTTAAAGCTGGATAGTGGACACAAATTGCTTTGCCCTTGGATTGACAATATCTGTGATGAAAGATTGGCTGAATTTCCTCCCTCTGTGCCAGCTGATTTAGTTGATAAATTCCGGGCGAGATCTGACTCACTCTTTCAACTTATAGCTCTTCCTGTTATTTCATCTTTGGCCATTGAATTTATGAGAAGCCCTCAGCTTGAACAATTTCTCAGACAACCCTTAATGCTGGATTGTCTGAAAGGGAACGCTGAATTTTCTCATTTAGAAAGGATAGAAGATGGTTCTGCTGTGGATTCTGCCAACTTGTATTATCAG GCTCAAAAGCTTTTAAGTCTGTGTGGCTGGGAACCACGTTCACTACCTTATGTAGTTGACTGCAAGGATGGTCAGAATCAGTTTGTTAAAGATGCTGATATTTTAAGTTCATCCGAGGGAGTTGATTATGGACTAAATTTGCGTCTCGGCTTCCGTCCAACTGATGAAAATGAGAATTTGACGGCAAATAAAGACTTTGAAAATTCTTTTGGATTGCAGTATGATCCCAAATCTGTTGTTCTAGATTGCAGGCTTTGTGGCGCGAGTGTTGGATTATGGGCTTTCTCCACTGTCCAACAGCCTGTAGAGTTATTCAGATTATTTGGATGTGAGGAAGTCAATCCTGGAGTCCACGATTCTGGCCATGAAAGCAATGTCTGTGAGGTTCCTTTTAATAGTGGGGCATCATCTATGGagccatcttcaaattcaaaattaactatagCTGGGGGTCCTCCACCAACACAACAAAACTTTAAAGCAAGAATCTGTGTACCTGTTATTGGCGAGAGTTTAAGGGCTAGACTTTTGTATCATCCAGAGGTTAGAGATCAGATATACAGTAATCCAAAAAATACTCTAGTAGAATCCAATTGTAATAGGATTCCAGGAGAAATAGATTGTTTCAATAATAGTGTTAATCAGCTAGGTGTTCCATTAGCGGACTTGAGaactttaaatagaaaaaaagatgGTCAAGTGAATTGTAATTCTAAAAGCAGCGATCGGTCTCCTTGTTCAAACTATGATGTTTGTTCAGGAGATGATACTTTTAGAAATGTCACACCTTTGGAAGGAACCGACTTCACTGCAAAAGAAAATTCTCCTTATACTGGTATAGATGATTCTAATATTGGGGGTCAAATAGAGAGTTCTCAGAATGTAGTCCTAGATTCTTGCCAGAGTAATAACTTTCCTGAAAAGGTAGACAATGATAGAACTTGCAACTTAGCAGTAAAGAACTCTGATGCCATGCATGTTGGTGAGTCTTCTGTTATGACTCAAGGTGCTAATGTTTCCCCTAGAAATGAAGGAGCTAAGGCTAATGATTCATCAGTTATGGTTACATCTGAAAAGTACTATCCAGAACAAAATGCAGAACCAGATAAG ATGAACTCCAGAGAAGACAAAACTTGTTCCAACAGCGAGGAAGGAGTGATTGCCGAAGTCCAGGCTGTACAAAACAATAAGGTCTTATCCTGTCCCAAAG GAAAGGATCTAAAGCGACTACATATGGATAAAATATCAGAGTTTGATCCGATCAGGCAGCACAGGCATTTTTGTCCGTGGATTGCATCACTGAGTGGTGGGGCACCGGGATGGCAACAAACATTATCTGCTTTGCTTTATGGGAAAGATTTTCCTAATTCTTCACCTGTGTGTTCTACTTCAACCGTCTCCATGATTAAG GTTGATGATCCCATTGCCTCAGTTAGAAAGCTTTTCATGTCCCCTACGGCCAAAAGAACTAAAATCACTCGAGAATGA
- the LOC107913170 gene encoding uncharacterized protein isoform X1: MADDPEKRFHSIMDKLFHSSKSTTSFSSPPAPGTGGQRQLLRAKKRPVPSYTTAVEKQQHCLAASEAPLCRPWDRGDLLRRLSTFKSMTWFAKPKVVNAVNCARRGWVNVDMDIIACESCGARLLFSTPSSWTRQQVEKAALVFSLKLDSGHKLLCPWIDNICDERLAEFPPSVPADLVDKFRARSDSLFQLIALPVISSLAIEFMRSPQLEQFLRQPLMLDCLKGNAEFSHLERIEDGSAVDSANLYYQAQKLLSLCGWEPRSLPYVVDCKDGQNQFVKDADILSSSEGVDYGLNLRLGFRPTDENENLTANKDFENSFGLQYDPKSVVLDCRLCGASVGLWAFSTVQQPVELFRLFGCEEVNPGVHDSGHESNVCEVPFNSGASSMEPSSNSKLTIAGGPPPTQQNFKARICVPVIGESLRARLLYHPEVRDQIYSNPKNTLVESNCNRIPGEIDCFNNSVNQLGVPLADLRTLNRKKDGQVNCNSKSSDRSPCSNYDVCSGDDTFRNVTPLEGTDFTAKENSPYTGIDDSNIGGQIESSQNVVLDSCQSNNFPEKVDNDRTCNLAVKNSDAMHVGESSVMTQGANVSPRNEGAKANDSSVMVTSEKYYPEQNAEPDKVCDKKNCLSNQDSTCVASCLEADVNVDGTNKMNSREDKTCSNSEEGVIAEVQAVQNNKVLSCPKGKDLKRLHMDKISEFDPIRQHRHFCPWIASLSGGAPGWQQTLSALLYGKDFPNSSPVCSTSTVSMIKVDDPIASVRKLFMSPTAKRTKITRE, from the exons ATGGCCGACGATCCAGAGAAGAGGTTTCATTCGATCATGGACAAGCTCTTCCATTCTTCTAAATCTACCACTTCCTTCTCCAG TCCTCCGGCACCGGGAACGGGAGGACAAAGACAACTATTACGGGCGAAGAAACGACCCGTTCCATCGTACACTACAGCAGTGGAAAAGCAGCAGCACTGCTTAGCTGCGTCTGAAGCTCCACTCTGCAGACCATGGGATAGAGGAGATCTTTTGAGGAGGTTATCAACTTTCAAATCCATGACTTGGTTTGCTAAGCCCAAG GTAGTAAATGCTGTTAATTGTGCTAGGAGAGGTTGGGTCAATGTGGATATGGACATTATAGCGTGCGAATCATGTGGAGCACGTCTCCTGTTTTCTACTCCATCTTCTTGGACACGGCAGCAAG TTGAGAAGGCAGCCTTGGTATTTAGCTTAAAGCTGGATAGTGGACACAAATTGCTTTGCCCTTGGATTGACAATATCTGTGATGAAAGATTGGCTGAATTTCCTCCCTCTGTGCCAGCTGATTTAGTTGATAAATTCCGGGCGAGATCTGACTCACTCTTTCAACTTATAGCTCTTCCTGTTATTTCATCTTTGGCCATTGAATTTATGAGAAGCCCTCAGCTTGAACAATTTCTCAGACAACCCTTAATGCTGGATTGTCTGAAAGGGAACGCTGAATTTTCTCATTTAGAAAGGATAGAAGATGGTTCTGCTGTGGATTCTGCCAACTTGTATTATCAG GCTCAAAAGCTTTTAAGTCTGTGTGGCTGGGAACCACGTTCACTACCTTATGTAGTTGACTGCAAGGATGGTCAGAATCAGTTTGTTAAAGATGCTGATATTTTAAGTTCATCCGAGGGAGTTGATTATGGACTAAATTTGCGTCTCGGCTTCCGTCCAACTGATGAAAATGAGAATTTGACGGCAAATAAAGACTTTGAAAATTCTTTTGGATTGCAGTATGATCCCAAATCTGTTGTTCTAGATTGCAGGCTTTGTGGCGCGAGTGTTGGATTATGGGCTTTCTCCACTGTCCAACAGCCTGTAGAGTTATTCAGATTATTTGGATGTGAGGAAGTCAATCCTGGAGTCCACGATTCTGGCCATGAAAGCAATGTCTGTGAGGTTCCTTTTAATAGTGGGGCATCATCTATGGagccatcttcaaattcaaaattaactatagCTGGGGGTCCTCCACCAACACAACAAAACTTTAAAGCAAGAATCTGTGTACCTGTTATTGGCGAGAGTTTAAGGGCTAGACTTTTGTATCATCCAGAGGTTAGAGATCAGATATACAGTAATCCAAAAAATACTCTAGTAGAATCCAATTGTAATAGGATTCCAGGAGAAATAGATTGTTTCAATAATAGTGTTAATCAGCTAGGTGTTCCATTAGCGGACTTGAGaactttaaatagaaaaaaagatgGTCAAGTGAATTGTAATTCTAAAAGCAGCGATCGGTCTCCTTGTTCAAACTATGATGTTTGTTCAGGAGATGATACTTTTAGAAATGTCACACCTTTGGAAGGAACCGACTTCACTGCAAAAGAAAATTCTCCTTATACTGGTATAGATGATTCTAATATTGGGGGTCAAATAGAGAGTTCTCAGAATGTAGTCCTAGATTCTTGCCAGAGTAATAACTTTCCTGAAAAGGTAGACAATGATAGAACTTGCAACTTAGCAGTAAAGAACTCTGATGCCATGCATGTTGGTGAGTCTTCTGTTATGACTCAAGGTGCTAATGTTTCCCCTAGAAATGAAGGAGCTAAGGCTAATGATTCATCAGTTATGGTTACATCTGAAAAGTACTATCCAGAACAAAATGCAGAACCAGATAAGgtttgtgataaaaaaaattgtttatctaatCAAGACTCTACATGTGTTGCCTCTTGCTTGGAAGCTGATGTAAATGTTGATGGCACAAACAAGATGAACTCCAGAGAAGACAAAACTTGTTCCAACAGCGAGGAAGGAGTGATTGCCGAAGTCCAGGCTGTACAAAACAATAAGGTCTTATCCTGTCCCAAAG GAAAGGATCTAAAGCGACTACATATGGATAAAATATCAGAGTTTGATCCGATCAGGCAGCACAGGCATTTTTGTCCGTGGATTGCATCACTGAGTGGTGGGGCACCGGGATGGCAACAAACATTATCTGCTTTGCTTTATGGGAAAGATTTTCCTAATTCTTCACCTGTGTGTTCTACTTCAACCGTCTCCATGATTAAG GTTGATGATCCCATTGCCTCAGTTAGAAAGCTTTTCATGTCCCCTACGGCCAAAAGAACTAAAATCACTCGAGAATGA
- the LOC107913171 gene encoding single-stranded DNA-binding protein — MANSMANLSRRVYRSLLCNPRTSQLSMPFCTTTPISSSAETSDSDSDPFPDFSSSQSSTPLESAKDSNTKSRLYDLPLENGFDTGIYKAILVGQVGQTPIHKKLKSGLSVTLFSLGTGGIRNNRRPHGNEEPVEYANRCAIQWHRVCVYQEHLGGVVLKHALPGTTLYLEGNLEMKVFTDPISGMVRRLREISIRRNGRIVFLGNVDKAEGPATGEMKGVGFF, encoded by the exons ATGGCGAATTCGATGGCAAATTTATCTAGAAGGGTTTATAGATCTCTTCTCTGTAACCCCAGAACTTCTCAACTTTCAATGCCCTTTTGCACCACCACCCCGATTTCCTCCTCTGCTGAAACTTCCGACTCGGACTCTGATCCATTTCCCGACTTTTCTTCTTCGCAATCCTCAACGCCGTTAGAATCTGCCAAGGACTCCAACACTAAGAGTCGTTTATACGACCTCCCGCTTGAGAATGGCTTTGATACGGGCATTTACAAG GCAATTCTGGTTGGACAGGTAGGGCAGACCCCAATCCATAAGAAACTGAAGAGTGGGCTATCAGTGACATTATTTTCCCTGGGGACAGGTGGGATTCGAAACAACAGGAGGCCACATGGGAATGAGGAACCAGTGGAGTATGCTAATCGCTGTGCTATTCAGTGGCATCGTGTTTGTGTTTACCAAGAGCACTTGGGAGGTGTTGTCCTGAAGCATGCTCTTCCTGG CACGACTCTATATCTAGAGGGAAATCTGGAGATGAAAGTCTTCACTGATCCAATCAGTGGTATGGTTCGACGCCTGAGAGAGATTTCTATTCGTCGAAATG GTCGGATTGTGTTTTTGGGAAATGTTGATAAAGCAGAGGGGCCAGCTACTGGAGAAATGAAAGGTGTTGGGTTTTTCTAG